A stretch of the Streptococcus suis genome encodes the following:
- a CDS encoding YitT family protein encodes MMQRFKEFFLVTIGTFIMAVGFNSIFLANNIASGGISGLAISINKLFEINPATFVFIVNIPLLIACYVFLGRTTFLKTVYGSNIYPFFLKLTDSLPTLTKDPLLAALFGGIIVGIGIGLVFLGNSSTGGTGIITQILNKLTPIPIGILMGIIDGIIVIIGFIAFDPDSVMYSILALMTITYIVNLMMSGADSSRNVMIISRYHEEIKEYITTVVDRGVTEFPVVGGFTGKEQRMLMTTVSRPEIQKLETNILAIDDTAFLIVMPATQVKGRGFSLQKDHKQYNEDILIPM; translated from the coding sequence ATTATGCAACGATTTAAAGAGTTTTTTCTAGTTACCATTGGTACCTTTATCATGGCTGTTGGCTTTAACAGCATCTTTTTAGCGAATAACATCGCTTCCGGGGGTATAAGTGGTCTGGCTATTAGTATTAACAAATTATTTGAAATAAATCCAGCCACCTTTGTATTTATCGTTAACATTCCCCTACTTATTGCATGTTACGTTTTTCTAGGTAGAACTACCTTTTTGAAGACCGTATATGGTTCTAATATTTACCCATTTTTTCTTAAACTCACAGACTCACTTCCAACACTCACTAAAGATCCGCTATTAGCAGCACTATTTGGTGGTATAATTGTTGGAATAGGAATTGGTCTTGTTTTTCTTGGAAATTCTTCAACTGGCGGTACTGGAATTATTACTCAAATACTCAATAAATTAACCCCGATTCCAATTGGGATTTTAATGGGAATAATTGATGGTATAATCGTTATTATAGGTTTTATTGCTTTTGATCCTGATTCTGTGATGTACTCCATCCTTGCACTGATGACCATCACTTATATTGTCAACTTGATGATGTCCGGTGCGGATTCCTCTCGAAATGTAATGATTATATCGAGATATCATGAAGAAATAAAAGAATACATTACAACAGTTGTTGATCGAGGTGTTACTGAATTTCCTGTTGTTGGTGGGTTTACAGGTAAAGAACAACGAATGCTGATGACAACCGTTTCACGTCCAGAAATTCAAAAACTTGAAACAAATATTCTTGCAATCGACGATACTGCATTTCTAATTGTCATGCCAGCAACTCAAGTTAAA